The window CTTCCGTCAACCAGCTCGACCGCCTTGAATGGGTCGACCTTCTCCTCGATGGAGAGACCATCAACACCAGTAGATATCATGTGGTCTAAGAGCATGGTTGTGTCACCGCAAATATGCAGGATGGTCTTGGCATTCTCGACTCCCTCAAATGAACGCTTTATGTAGGGTGCGGCGAACTCATCGAACATCTCACCTGACAACATGTCGGTGGATGCTGAAGGATCGCTTTGCTGAATGGCGTCAACCCCGATTGCATCGATTGCCTTCTGATACTCGTAGGCGATCTCCGCCCCGATCCTAACAGCCTCAAATACGACATCGGGGTTAGTTAGGATCCAAAGCAGTAGGTTCTCAGTCCCAACAAGGTGACCAGCGATTGTGAATGGTCCGGTGGTCCCCACAACGATGGGGAGATCCTTACCTACCTCCTCCTTCATGATCTTGGCGGCTTCTCTGACCACCTTTGCTCGTCCCATGTTGATGAAGTCCTTCGGGATCTCGATGGTATCAAGGTTGTCTTCGTTGAACGGGTGTCCCTTGACCATGGGTGTCCTGTCGACCTTGCCCCTATCAACGGGGAGTCCCATGTTCTCGACCTCGATTGTGAGGCAGAAAGGTATCCTGGCAGCTTCAAATCCAAGGACGGAGTTCTGGGCCATCCCCAACTTTGCCATGAGACCCGGGTTATCGTGCGCATCTGGCCAGAAGACGTTAATCGCCTCCATTTGGTCTACAGTAGCGCTCTGGGTCATGCAGGCAACCGGTGGCCTGTCAAGTTCCTTCATGGCCATGCCGGCGTACCAGCGCTCCTTTGGTGTCATTCCATTATCCATGAAATATTCCCTCCTCAGTATACAATGAGTTTGGCCCTTGAACATTGAAATCAAGCTACTTTAATTTTTCTTAAACGATTGTTGGCTGACCCATGGCCGTGGCCCGAACCTCTATCCAGCCAGTTGTTTCACTGCCCGACATGAACCCGCTCCTCACATGTTTCGACTCAGTCTCCACCTTAACTCTAACATCGCGGGCCCCTGAACGCATGGCCTTGACCTTGACATGTTCTGCGGCCATTTTCATCGCGGCCCTCAAAGCTATGGAGGGATCGTAATAGGTAATCGGATCGCAGAATGGGGAGACTAAAATGAAGCGTTTGTTGCGCTCGAAGACCACTATGTCCACGGTCTCCGCCACCTGACTGCACACCGCGCCAACAGCATTTCCCACCTCGTGTCCTTGGGGCACGATAACCTTGGTGCCCAAACGGTTCTCAATCATCGGGAGCCAGACGTGCGCGGGGGCACCTATGCCAACAATTGGCCTAGTCACTTTGGCTTCAAGTTTCAGCAGATTGCTGTTGGTCCGCCCTGTCACATTGTCAAGAAGAAAATCACAA of the Methanomassiliicoccales archaeon genome contains:
- a CDS encoding MtaA/CmuA family methyltransferase produces the protein MDNGMTPKERWYAGMAMKELDRPPVACMTQSATVDQMEAINVFWPDAHDNPGLMAKLGMAQNSVLGFEAARIPFCLTIEVENMGLPVDRGKVDRTPMVKGHPFNEDNLDTIEIPKDFINMGRAKVVREAAKIMKEEVGKDLPIVVGTTGPFTIAGHLVGTENLLLWILTNPDVVFEAVRIGAEIAYEYQKAIDAIGVDAIQQSDPSASTDMLSGEMFDEFAAPYIKRSFEGVENAKTILHICGDTTMLLDHMISTGVDGLSIEEKVDPFKAVELVDGRAALIGNCGVVNPLLQGTPETTREHTRKICESGFNVVSPGCGLAARVPKNNLMALVDEVKKFKK